A single genomic interval of Nerophis lumbriciformis linkage group LG17, RoL_Nlum_v2.1, whole genome shotgun sequence harbors:
- the snrpd2 gene encoding small nuclear ribonucleoprotein Sm D2, whose protein sequence is MSLLTKPKSEMTPEELQKREEEEFNTGPLSVLTQSVKNNTQVLINCRNNKKLLGRVKAFDRHCNMVLENVKEMWTEVPKSGKGKKKSKPVNKDRYISKMFLRGDSVIVVLRNPLITGK, encoded by the exons AT GAGTCTGTTAACCAAACCCAAGTCCGAAATGACTCCTGAGGAGCTCCAGAAACGCGAAGAGGAGGAATTCAACACAGGCCCCCTGTCTGTGCTCACCCAGTCCGTCAAGAACAACACACAAGTCCTCATCAACTGCCGCAACAATAAGAAGCTGCTTGGGAGAGTCAAAGCTTTTGACAG GCACTGTAACATGGTCCTGGAGAATGTGAAGGAGATGTGGACGGAGGTTCCAAAGAGTGGCAAAGGAAAGAAAAAGTCCAAGCCTGTGAATAAGGATCGCTACATCTCTAAAATGTTTCTCAGGGGCGATTCGGTCATTGTCGTGCTGCGAAATCCTCTCATCACGGGAAAATGA